A single window of Mastacembelus armatus unplaced genomic scaffold, fMasArm1.2, whole genome shotgun sequence DNA harbors:
- the LOC113131262 gene encoding activator of 90 kDa heat shock protein ATPase homolog 1-like isoform X4, whose translation MMEPETRSSLDPGIQLLLFFCDGGFTVSVRAVADGDCSETGLKTAVKTERDVSGWSSERLRQLLLRLRVEGPEGVCQVTDINKLDGEASINNRKGKLIFFYEWQLGASWQGTSSSGVKYRGTLKVSNLSDENELDDLDISVSLCEDQPSTPLLDLMRRTGTEEVRAVLGKYIQQLKSEFTQGMILPTANAPKPPQCEEKKNQIKTSKTQISSTPRHCFNPAPSPTGVHIPTCSFKLKETFQTSADELYRTFIDQEFVQVFTRSVAAVDGRHGGRFQLLDGNISGEFTELMPEQRIGMRWRFRTWPSKHYATIRLDLEGRGDETELRMECQGVPVGEEDSTREGWTRFYFQAIKQTFGY comes from the exons ATGATGGAACCTGAGACCAGGTCCAGTCTGGATCCAGGTATTCAG ctgctgctcttcttctgtGACGGAGGCTTCACGGTTTCGGTTCGCGCGGTGGCTGATGGGGATTGCAGTGAAACTGGactgaaaacagcagtaaa gaCAGAGCGTGACGTCTCAGGCTGGTCTTCAGAGCGCCTCCGTCAGCTGCTCCTCAGGCTTCGGGTGGAGGGTCCGGAGGGCGTTTGCCAGGTGACCGACATCAACAAACTGGATGGAGAAGCTTCGATCAACAACCGCAAAGGAAAACTGATCTTCTTCTATGAGTGGCAGCTGGGAGCCAGCTGGCAGG GTACATCCAGCAGTGGAGTGAAGTACAGAGGGACACTTAAAGTGTCCAACCTGTCGGACGAGAACGAACTGGACGACCTTGAT ATCTCAGTATCCCTGTGTGAAGATCAGCCCAGCACACCGCTCCTTGACCTCATGAGAAGGACTGGGACTGAGGAGGTCCGGGCGGTTCTGGGAAAATACATCCAGCAGCTCAAATCAG AGTTCACTCAGGGGATGATCCTGCCCACTGCCAATGCACCAAAACCACCTCaatgtgaagaaaagaaaaaccagaTCAAGACCAGTAAGACGCAG ATTAGCTCCACCCCTAGGCATTGCTTTAACCCTGCCCCCAGCCCTACAGGAGTTCATATCCCAACCTGCAGCTTTAAACTGAAGGAGACATTTCAGACATCGGCTGATGAGCTCTACCGGACCTTCATTGACCAGGAG TTTGTGCAGGTGTTTACACGATCGGTGGCAGCAGTAGATGGTCGCCATGGAGGCAGGTTCCAACTGTTGGATGGGAACATCAGCGGAGAGTTCACAGAGCTG ATGCCAGAGCAGAGAATTGGGATGAGATGGCGGTTCAGGACATGGCCAAGCA AGCACTATGCTACCATTAGGCTGGACCTGGAGGGCCGAGGAGATGAGACAGAGTTGAGGATGGAGTGTCAAGGGGTCCCTGTGGGGGAGGAAGACTCTACCAGGGAGGGCTGGACC
- the LOC113131262 gene encoding activator of 90 kDa heat shock protein ATPase homolog 1-like isoform X1, with translation MMEPETRSSLDPGIQLLLFFCDGGFTVSVRAVADGDCSETGLKTAVKTERDVSGWSSERLRQLLLRLRVEGPEGVCQVTDINKLDGEASINNRKGKLIFFYEWQLGASWQGTSSSGVKYRGTLKVSNLSDENELDDLDISVSLCEDQPSTPLLDLMRRTGTEEVRAVLGKYIQQLKSEFTQGMILPTANAPKPPQCEEKKNQIKTSKTQLTLHPGPVLLYWSLPHTWCPKEPFSQILLTNILENPVSLSVRLYQISSTPRHCFNPAPSPTGVHIPTCSFKLKETFQTSADELYRTFIDQEFVQVFTRSVAAVDGRHGGRFQLLDGNISGEFTELMPEQRIGMRWRFRTWPSKHYATIRLDLEGRGDETELRMECQGVPVGEEDSTREGWTRFYFQAIKQTFGY, from the exons ATGATGGAACCTGAGACCAGGTCCAGTCTGGATCCAGGTATTCAG ctgctgctcttcttctgtGACGGAGGCTTCACGGTTTCGGTTCGCGCGGTGGCTGATGGGGATTGCAGTGAAACTGGactgaaaacagcagtaaa gaCAGAGCGTGACGTCTCAGGCTGGTCTTCAGAGCGCCTCCGTCAGCTGCTCCTCAGGCTTCGGGTGGAGGGTCCGGAGGGCGTTTGCCAGGTGACCGACATCAACAAACTGGATGGAGAAGCTTCGATCAACAACCGCAAAGGAAAACTGATCTTCTTCTATGAGTGGCAGCTGGGAGCCAGCTGGCAGG GTACATCCAGCAGTGGAGTGAAGTACAGAGGGACACTTAAAGTGTCCAACCTGTCGGACGAGAACGAACTGGACGACCTTGAT ATCTCAGTATCCCTGTGTGAAGATCAGCCCAGCACACCGCTCCTTGACCTCATGAGAAGGACTGGGACTGAGGAGGTCCGGGCGGTTCTGGGAAAATACATCCAGCAGCTCAAATCAG AGTTCACTCAGGGGATGATCCTGCCCACTGCCAATGCACCAAAACCACCTCaatgtgaagaaaagaaaaaccagaTCAAGACCAGTAAGACGCAG ttaaccctccatcctgggcctgTTCTGTTATACtggtcccttcctcacacctggtgtcctaaggaacctttctcccagatccTCCTCACTAACATCCTTGAGAAccctgtgtcccttagtgtcagactgtaccag ATTAGCTCCACCCCTAGGCATTGCTTTAACCCTGCCCCCAGCCCTACAGGAGTTCATATCCCAACCTGCAGCTTTAAACTGAAGGAGACATTTCAGACATCGGCTGATGAGCTCTACCGGACCTTCATTGACCAGGAG TTTGTGCAGGTGTTTACACGATCGGTGGCAGCAGTAGATGGTCGCCATGGAGGCAGGTTCCAACTGTTGGATGGGAACATCAGCGGAGAGTTCACAGAGCTG ATGCCAGAGCAGAGAATTGGGATGAGATGGCGGTTCAGGACATGGCCAAGCA AGCACTATGCTACCATTAGGCTGGACCTGGAGGGCCGAGGAGATGAGACAGAGTTGAGGATGGAGTGTCAAGGGGTCCCTGTGGGGGAGGAAGACTCTACCAGGGAGGGCTGGACC
- the LOC113131262 gene encoding activator of 90 kDa heat shock protein ATPase homolog 1-like isoform X5, whose protein sequence is MAKWGEGDPRWIVEERADATNVNNWHWTERDVSGWSSERLRQLLLRLRVEGPEGVCQVTDINKLDGEASINNRKGKLIFFYEWQLGASWQGTSSSGVKYRGTLKVSNLSDENELDDLDISVSLCEDQPSTPLLDLMRRTGTEEVRAVLGKYIQQLKSEFTQGMILPTANAPKPPQCEEKKNQIKTSKTQISSTPRHCFNPAPSPTGVHIPTCSFKLKETFQTSADELYRTFIDQEFVQVFTRSVAAVDGRHGGRFQLLDGNISGEFTELMPEQRIGMRWRFRTWPSKHYATIRLDLEGRGDETELRMECQGVPVGEEDSTREGWTRFYFQAIKQTFGY, encoded by the exons ATGGCCAAATGGGGAGAAGGAGATCCTCGATGGATTGTAGAAGAGAGAGCTGATGCCACCAACGTCAACAACTGGCACTG gaCAGAGCGTGACGTCTCAGGCTGGTCTTCAGAGCGCCTCCGTCAGCTGCTCCTCAGGCTTCGGGTGGAGGGTCCGGAGGGCGTTTGCCAGGTGACCGACATCAACAAACTGGATGGAGAAGCTTCGATCAACAACCGCAAAGGAAAACTGATCTTCTTCTATGAGTGGCAGCTGGGAGCCAGCTGGCAGG GTACATCCAGCAGTGGAGTGAAGTACAGAGGGACACTTAAAGTGTCCAACCTGTCGGACGAGAACGAACTGGACGACCTTGAT ATCTCAGTATCCCTGTGTGAAGATCAGCCCAGCACACCGCTCCTTGACCTCATGAGAAGGACTGGGACTGAGGAGGTCCGGGCGGTTCTGGGAAAATACATCCAGCAGCTCAAATCAG AGTTCACTCAGGGGATGATCCTGCCCACTGCCAATGCACCAAAACCACCTCaatgtgaagaaaagaaaaaccagaTCAAGACCAGTAAGACGCAG ATTAGCTCCACCCCTAGGCATTGCTTTAACCCTGCCCCCAGCCCTACAGGAGTTCATATCCCAACCTGCAGCTTTAAACTGAAGGAGACATTTCAGACATCGGCTGATGAGCTCTACCGGACCTTCATTGACCAGGAG TTTGTGCAGGTGTTTACACGATCGGTGGCAGCAGTAGATGGTCGCCATGGAGGCAGGTTCCAACTGTTGGATGGGAACATCAGCGGAGAGTTCACAGAGCTG ATGCCAGAGCAGAGAATTGGGATGAGATGGCGGTTCAGGACATGGCCAAGCA AGCACTATGCTACCATTAGGCTGGACCTGGAGGGCCGAGGAGATGAGACAGAGTTGAGGATGGAGTGTCAAGGGGTCCCTGTGGGGGAGGAAGACTCTACCAGGGAGGGCTGGACC
- the LOC113131262 gene encoding activator of 90 kDa heat shock protein ATPase homolog 1-like isoform X2 translates to MAKWGEGDPRWIVEERADATNVNNWHWTERDVSGWSSERLRQLLLRLRVEGPEGVCQVTDINKLDGEASINNRKGKLIFFYEWQLGASWQGTSSSGVKYRGTLKVSNLSDENELDDLDISVSLCEDQPSTPLLDLMRRTGTEEVRAVLGKYIQQLKSEFTQGMILPTANAPKPPQCEEKKNQIKTSKTQLTLHPGPVLLYWSLPHTWCPKEPFSQILLTNILENPVSLSVRLYQISSTPRHCFNPAPSPTGVHIPTCSFKLKETFQTSADELYRTFIDQEFVQVFTRSVAAVDGRHGGRFQLLDGNISGEFTELMPEQRIGMRWRFRTWPSKHYATIRLDLEGRGDETELRMECQGVPVGEEDSTREGWTRFYFQAIKQTFGY, encoded by the exons ATGGCCAAATGGGGAGAAGGAGATCCTCGATGGATTGTAGAAGAGAGAGCTGATGCCACCAACGTCAACAACTGGCACTG gaCAGAGCGTGACGTCTCAGGCTGGTCTTCAGAGCGCCTCCGTCAGCTGCTCCTCAGGCTTCGGGTGGAGGGTCCGGAGGGCGTTTGCCAGGTGACCGACATCAACAAACTGGATGGAGAAGCTTCGATCAACAACCGCAAAGGAAAACTGATCTTCTTCTATGAGTGGCAGCTGGGAGCCAGCTGGCAGG GTACATCCAGCAGTGGAGTGAAGTACAGAGGGACACTTAAAGTGTCCAACCTGTCGGACGAGAACGAACTGGACGACCTTGAT ATCTCAGTATCCCTGTGTGAAGATCAGCCCAGCACACCGCTCCTTGACCTCATGAGAAGGACTGGGACTGAGGAGGTCCGGGCGGTTCTGGGAAAATACATCCAGCAGCTCAAATCAG AGTTCACTCAGGGGATGATCCTGCCCACTGCCAATGCACCAAAACCACCTCaatgtgaagaaaagaaaaaccagaTCAAGACCAGTAAGACGCAG ttaaccctccatcctgggcctgTTCTGTTATACtggtcccttcctcacacctggtgtcctaaggaacctttctcccagatccTCCTCACTAACATCCTTGAGAAccctgtgtcccttagtgtcagactgtaccag ATTAGCTCCACCCCTAGGCATTGCTTTAACCCTGCCCCCAGCCCTACAGGAGTTCATATCCCAACCTGCAGCTTTAAACTGAAGGAGACATTTCAGACATCGGCTGATGAGCTCTACCGGACCTTCATTGACCAGGAG TTTGTGCAGGTGTTTACACGATCGGTGGCAGCAGTAGATGGTCGCCATGGAGGCAGGTTCCAACTGTTGGATGGGAACATCAGCGGAGAGTTCACAGAGCTG ATGCCAGAGCAGAGAATTGGGATGAGATGGCGGTTCAGGACATGGCCAAGCA AGCACTATGCTACCATTAGGCTGGACCTGGAGGGCCGAGGAGATGAGACAGAGTTGAGGATGGAGTGTCAAGGGGTCCCTGTGGGGGAGGAAGACTCTACCAGGGAGGGCTGGACC
- the LOC113131262 gene encoding activator of 90 kDa heat shock protein ATPase homolog 1-like isoform X3, giving the protein MPPTSTTGTERDVSGWSSERLRQLLLRLRVEGPEGVCQVTDINKLDGEASINNRKGKLIFFYEWQLGASWQGTSSSGVKYRGTLKVSNLSDENELDDLDISVSLCEDQPSTPLLDLMRRTGTEEVRAVLGKYIQQLKSEFTQGMILPTANAPKPPQCEEKKNQIKTSKTQLTLHPGPVLLYWSLPHTWCPKEPFSQILLTNILENPVSLSVRLYQISSTPRHCFNPAPSPTGVHIPTCSFKLKETFQTSADELYRTFIDQEFVQVFTRSVAAVDGRHGGRFQLLDGNISGEFTELMPEQRIGMRWRFRTWPSKHYATIRLDLEGRGDETELRMECQGVPVGEEDSTREGWTRFYFQAIKQTFGY; this is encoded by the exons ATGCCACCAACGTCAACAACTGGCACTG AGCGTGACGTCTCAGGCTGGTCTTCAGAGCGCCTCCGTCAGCTGCTCCTCAGGCTTCGGGTGGAGGGTCCGGAGGGCGTTTGCCAGGTGACCGACATCAACAAACTGGATGGAGAAGCTTCGATCAACAACCGCAAAGGAAAACTGATCTTCTTCTATGAGTGGCAGCTGGGAGCCAGCTGGCAGG GTACATCCAGCAGTGGAGTGAAGTACAGAGGGACACTTAAAGTGTCCAACCTGTCGGACGAGAACGAACTGGACGACCTTGAT ATCTCAGTATCCCTGTGTGAAGATCAGCCCAGCACACCGCTCCTTGACCTCATGAGAAGGACTGGGACTGAGGAGGTCCGGGCGGTTCTGGGAAAATACATCCAGCAGCTCAAATCAG AGTTCACTCAGGGGATGATCCTGCCCACTGCCAATGCACCAAAACCACCTCaatgtgaagaaaagaaaaaccagaTCAAGACCAGTAAGACGCAG ttaaccctccatcctgggcctgTTCTGTTATACtggtcccttcctcacacctggtgtcctaaggaacctttctcccagatccTCCTCACTAACATCCTTGAGAAccctgtgtcccttagtgtcagactgtaccag ATTAGCTCCACCCCTAGGCATTGCTTTAACCCTGCCCCCAGCCCTACAGGAGTTCATATCCCAACCTGCAGCTTTAAACTGAAGGAGACATTTCAGACATCGGCTGATGAGCTCTACCGGACCTTCATTGACCAGGAG TTTGTGCAGGTGTTTACACGATCGGTGGCAGCAGTAGATGGTCGCCATGGAGGCAGGTTCCAACTGTTGGATGGGAACATCAGCGGAGAGTTCACAGAGCTG ATGCCAGAGCAGAGAATTGGGATGAGATGGCGGTTCAGGACATGGCCAAGCA AGCACTATGCTACCATTAGGCTGGACCTGGAGGGCCGAGGAGATGAGACAGAGTTGAGGATGGAGTGTCAAGGGGTCCCTGTGGGGGAGGAAGACTCTACCAGGGAGGGCTGGACC